A genomic window from Carassius auratus strain Wakin unplaced genomic scaffold, ASM336829v1 scaf_tig00032566, whole genome shotgun sequence includes:
- the LOC113080904 gene encoding fibronectin type III domain-containing protein 5-like, producing the protein MRRDFMPTLLLILSCFGASWVLAESLAAPVNVSIRDLKGSSAVVTWDIPDGEPVIGFAITQQKKDVRMLRFIQEVNTTTQSCALWDLEADTDYIIHVQSISTSGTSPLSEPLHFKTPKDAETQASKSKDEVTMEEVGQNAQLRAVELVIIVVVLIMWAGVIALFCRQYDIIKDNEPNNNKDKAKNSSECSTPEHSSGGLLRSKV; encoded by the exons ATGAGGAGGGATTTCATGCCCACTCTGCTGCTCATATTGAGCTGTTTTGGAGCGTCGTGGGTCTTGGCTG AAAGTTTGGCTGCTCCAGTAAACGTGTCCATCAGAGATCTAAAGGGAAGCTCTGCTGTGGTGACATGGGACATCCCAGATGGGGAGCCAGTCATCGGCTTCGCCATCACACAACAG AAAAAAGATGTTCGCATGCTGCGCTTTATCCAAGAAGTGAACACTACCACACAGAGTTGTGCATTGTGGGATCTGGAGGCAGATACGGACTATATAATACATGTCCAGTCTATCAGTACAAGCGGGACGAGTCCCCTCAGTGAACCGCTGCATTTCAAAACCCCCAAAGATGCTGAAACACAGGCCTCCAAGAGCAAAG ACGAAGTGACCATGGAAGAAGTGGGTCAGAACGCTCAGCTCCGGGCAGTAGAGCTCGTCATCATTGTTGTGGTTCTGATCATGTGGGCAG GTGTGATCGCGCTCTTCTGCCGTCAGTACGACATCATCAAAGACAACGAGCCCAACAATAACAAGGATAAAGCCAAGAACTCGTCTGAATGCAGCACCCCTGAGCATTCATCAGGTGGCCTGCTGCGCAGTAAGGTATAA